The segment TTGTATTAGTTTCTGTTACGGAAAGCTGAGTCTTTTTAATTCCGTCCATTAACACTTCAATTGATTGAAGTATTTTGCTAAAGATGTCTTTTGTTTGAGTAACTGAAGTGTTTTGATCTTCTACAGCTTTTCTTGTACTTTGCATAGTTACTACTGCTAGTTTTGAATTACTAGTGATTTTTTCTATAAGCCCTTTAATTTCATTAGTTGCATCAGCTGCTTGTTCAGCTAATTTTCTTATTTCTTCTGCTACTACTGAAAATCCCTTGCCAGATTCTCCAGCTCTTGCAGCCTCAATTGCTGCATTTAAGGCTAATAAATTTGTTTGTTCTGAAATATTATTTATGGCATCTACCATTAAGTCAATTTCAGCAGTGGACTTATTCATCTCATTAATAACATCAGTAACCTTTAAAGTTGAGGTATTAGTTTCTTCTGTAGTAGAAGTAAGATTATCTATTATTTTTAACCCATCCTGGCTAAGGTTATTGGTATCATTAGATACAGTTGCCATTTTAACTGATAACTTATTAATATTTTCAATTTCTTCTGCTAATCTAGTTACAGATTCTACACCAGTATTAATATCTTGAGTTTGAGATACTGTTCCCTGAGCAATTTGATCTATAGTTAGACTGACTTCATTTATAGCTTTTGCAGATTCAGTTGAAATTTTATTTAATGTGTCAGAGGAATTTTTAACTGTTTCTACAGATATCTTGGTATTGTTTACTAAATTCCCAATATTATCAAGCATATAATTAAAGCTATTTCCTAAGTCTTCAAATTCATCCTTTGAATTAATATCAGCTCTTAAAGATAAATTACCTTTAGAAGCTTCAGAGAATAAATCTTTCAGTTTAAATAAATGCTTGGTTATAGATGTTCCGACAAATAGAGAAACTAGAACTGCTATAAGGCCTGTACCTAGTATAAAAAGCAATGTTAAATTTTTAATTATATTTGTTCTATCTGTCAATTCTGATTGGTTAAAGGAAACTACCATTTTCCAACCAGTTATATCATTTGTTTTAAAAAAGGCATATTTTTTATTGCTTTCGTAGTTATACTTTTCAAAACCAGAATTATTTTTATTAACCTTATCCCATATAGGAAGTTTAGTCATAAATTTTGTGCCTAGTAATTCCTTTTTAGGGTGAGCTATTATTGTACCTAATCTGTCTGAAATAAATGCATAACCGTCTTTACCTATTTTTATATCGGATAATTGACTTGACAATGTATTTAAGTCAATGTCAACTGCTGCAACACCAACGACTTGTCCATTGTTTTCTACGGCTTTAGATAGTGTTACAATGTGAGTACCTGTTTTTGCATCTTGATAGTGGTCTGAAACAATAATCTTTCCTTTATTTGCTTCAGCATCCTTATACCAAGGTCTTGTAGTTGGATCGTAATTAGAATCCATATCATCCTTAGGATATTGTATAAACTTCTTTGACTTAGTTCCGTAGTATACGATTAATAAATCGTTATCGCTTTCTTTAAAGTCTTTTAATAAACCTTGTACATAAGGCTCAAATTCAGGATGATCTAATATTTGTTTAAAATCAATATTAGAAGACATTAGATTTACACTGTGTTTAATTCCAATAAAATAATTGTCAATACTTTTATTGATTTGTGCAAGAGTTTGTGTTGATGTATTTTGAAACTCTTCAGATAAAATTCTGCTTGATTTTGAATAGGATAAGATACCTAGAATCAAAACCGGGATTATACAAATTAACAAGAGTATACATATTAACTTTGTTTTGATACTGTTTAGTAAGTTTTTTCCTTTTACTTTAGTAGACATATTTTCACTCCTTAAATTATTTATAAAAGTATTAATAGGTTATAAATAATTATCTGTAATTTGCATATGTGTTTTGTAGTTTAATTTGTTTAATGTTATATGTTATTAGGTATTTGTTATAGGTTAAATGTTAATAATAATTATTATATATCTATTGTTAATATAAGTACATAGAAATTTTAATTTCAAATATTTGAAATTAATGTCATTAAGGTATTTTAGCTTTAAAAATATTTTTAATTGGAATTTGCAGAAGTATCAATGAAAGGATGATTATAAAGCCACCTATAACCATATTAGTAGTTATAATTTCATTAAAAAACACAAATCCTAAAATGCATACAAATATAGGCTCAAAAGTGCTAATTATAACAGAAGTGCTTATGCCTATTTTTTTATCATTAAGACCTATGCAGAAATAGGAGTAGGATATACAGCTAATAACTGCAAGGGACACTCCCATCCAATTTAAATTTATGGTTCCTTTAAAAACCACTAATACTAAGCCAAGGGATGTTGTAAATAGGCAAAATAAATTTTTATAATCTACTTCTTTATATTTGATCATTTTGTAGCAAACTACTATGATTGGGTAGCAATATAATATTATTGCAGCTAAAGAAGTGGATATAAATTTGTAAGAGTAAAAAAGTCCTGAGGCTGATAGTGTGTATCCAAAGAGGCTAATTAAAAAAAGATGGGTAAAGACATCTTTTTTTAATTTGAAATTTAGTTTTAAAAAAAACATAAAGCCATAAAATATAGCTGGCAGTGAAAAATCTTAAAAATAATAAAGTGCAGACGGACATGCCTTCAGCATAAGCTAATTTTGAAAATAAAGGGATACTTCCAAAAGTAATAGCAGATATAATTACAAGAAGAGTTCCTTTAAATTTATCTTTGTTCATTCAATAAACCTCAATAATAATAAATATAATAATAAATAAATTATAAAGGTTAGAGATAGTTATATAAAGGGTTAAATTATTAAAATAACAATTCTTATTTTTACATATAAATCCTCTTAATTAAAAAATTCTATACAATCTTAAGAAATTTTTAAGAATTCTTAGCCTATTTTTAAGATATATAAAAGAGAGTTTTAAAACTAATATTGTACAATTTATGTATGGTGTAGTAAGAAAAATTTATTTAGTAGGGAATTTATTTAAGGAGTGTGGGAGACAATATGAAAAAAGTTAAAATATCAAAATTCTTTATTTTAATTATAATATTAATAGTTTTGGTAAAAGTTTTTTTAGTATTACTAAGGATGTAGGTATTCAACAAAAGATACATGATTATTTAATAGAAAGGACTAATAGACAAAGAGCATTTGTAGGGGCAATTTCTTTAAACAATAATAGTTCAACAAATTCTTGTGTTTATTTTGTATCGGAAGTTTTAAGGGAAAATCACATTGATACTCCTAAAAACATTGCAAATACTAGTCAACTTATAAAGTTTTTAAAAGATAGAGGTTGGAGAAAAGATAGAAATCTTGAAAATTTAAAACCTGGAGATTTAGTTTTTACAACAGATGATTTTGAAAATAAAGAGGGCGTTCCAACTCATGTATATGTGTTTATGAAATGGGTAAAGGATGGAAACTACGATTATGCATATATATGTGATAATCAGGCTAAGGATTATAACAATAAAATTTATCATATTAGAAATGTTAAAGTTAGAGAAAAGGTAAAAGGATTAGTTAAAGATGAATTTAGTTTTTTTATGAAGCCATAATTATAAAGAGTTTGTAGAGGAACTAAGTTAATGATGTTATAATCTTTTTAGAGGTGAAGTAGGTATGAACAATTACAATATTTTGGTAGTAGATGATGACAGTGAAATAAGAGAAGCAATTAAGATATATTTAAAAAATGAAAAAATGAATATAATTGAGGCGTCCAATGGAGAAGAGGCATTAAAAGATTTAGAAAATGCAGACATTGACTTAATAATAATGGATATTATGATGCCTAAAATGGATGGAATTAAAGCTACATTTAAAATTAGGGAGGATAAAAATATACCAATTATAATGCTTTCTGCAAAGTCTGAAAATACTGATAAAATACTAGGTCTTAACATAGGGGCAGATGATTATATTACAAAACCTTTTAATCCCTTAGAGCTTGTGGCAAGAGTAAATTCACAGCTAAGAAGATATAATAATTTTGGCCATAAGGAAAGTAAAGATGAAATAGTGGTTAGGGGAATAAGTTTAAATAAAAGTACCAAAACTCTTAAAGTAAATGATGAGGAAGTAAAATTAACTCCTACAGAATATAAGATGTTAAAGCTTCTTATGGAAAATAAGGGAAGAGTATTTTCCATATCAGAAATTTATACAAAAGTATGGAAAGAGCCTTTTATAAATGGTGAAAACACTGTTTCAGTGCATATAAGAAGATTAAGAGAAAAAATAGAAATCAACCCAAAAGAGCCAGAATATCTTAAGGTGGTGTGGGGTATTGGATACAAAATTGAAAAATAAATATAAATACTTTTTAATTTTTATAATTAGTATTTGTTTCTTTGGAATATCATTGATTTCAGCCTTTGATATTAAAAATAATAGGAGCTTTATAAGAAAAGAGCCTTATTTTAATAGCCACTTTTTTAAAGGAGAGTTATTAGAGTACTTTGATAGTCTTAAGACTTTAACTGATGAAACTTATAAGAATAATAAAGATGCAGAAAATGAAAGTGAAAGAAAAAATTTAGATATATATGAGGGAGCTAAAAACCAGGCTGACTCAAAAGAATCCTTAAGATATTATATTAAAGATAGGGATAGTGGGAAAATCTATACCAATATTAAGGATTTGAAAAATATAGAAGATTATATTAAGAATAATTCTAGTTATGTAGAAATATTTCCCAAAGACAATAGAGGGGATGAGCTTCAAACTATAGACAATTGGTTTCAAAAAATAATTTTCAGGGGAAAATTATTTTTATAAAAACCAAGGGAACTTTTAGTCAAATGAAAAAAATTATATATATTATAATTCCATAAAAGAAAGACTTATTAAGGAAATAATATTAGGTATTATTACATTTATGTTAGCAGTAATTTTAAGTATTATATTAGTAAGAAAACTAAAAGGTAATAATATTTATATAGACTTAGAAAGAAAGTATGAAAAAGTACCATTAGATGTAAAAATATTTATTTTTATACTGGTAAATATTATTGTTACATCATATTTTAGTAGTGCTTATTTTTTTGATTTGCGCTTTAGTTTAAAAAAGATAATAATGTTAGCTTTAGCTTCCATATATTCTTTATATATGATAATAAATATTTATTTTTCTTTAAGGCTAATAAGGTATAAAGAAATATCCCAAATTCAATTAAAAAAAGTATAATTGGTGAAAGTGTGTTTTTGATAGGTCAGTGCAAAGGAATTTTAATAAAAGAAGGAATGCTTTTTATTTCTACTATTTTATTTACAATACTTTTAATAGCTGCAGTAATCGGTATTAATAATAATTATGCACCCTTAATAATTATATCTTCTATATATATAATTATTTATCTAATGATTGTGCCTTTATATATACTTAAAAGAACGGCTTTTATAAATAAACTTATTAAAGCAACATATGCACTATCTTCTGGTAATTTAGACTATACTATAGAAGATTCTTTAAGTGGTGAATATAAGATAATATCAAAAAATATCAACAATATGAATGAGATTTTGAAAAAAACTGTGGATAGTCAAGTTAAAAGTGAGAGGTTAAAAACGGAGCTTATAGCTAGTGTATCCCATGATTTAAAAACACCACTAACATCAATAATTAATTACGTAAATATATTGAAAGAAGGCAGTGTATCAGATAGTGATAGAAAAAAATATATAGATATTTTAGATAAAAAATCTCAAAGATTAAAGTATTTAATAGAAGATTTATTTGAGGCATCTAAGGTTTCAAGTGGTTCTATAGAATTAAACATTGAAAAAGTTGATATTGCATCACTGTTAAGGCAGAGTTTAGGGGAGTTAAACCAAAAATTGAAGAGTCCTCTTTGACTTTTAGACTAAATATTCCAAAAGAACCTATATATTTAAGCTTAGATGGAAAAAGAACTTGGAGGGTTTTTGAAAACTTAATTGTCAATGCAATTAAATATTCACAAAGTAATTCAAGGGTGTATATTGATATGATTGATGATGAAGATAAAGTAGAGATAATTTTTAAAAATATATCCTCTTATGAAATGAATTTTGATGCCAAGGAGATTTTTGAAAGATTTAAGAGAGGGGATAAGGCAAGAAGTACTGAAGGGTCTGGTCTTGGTTTATCCATTGCAAAGAGCATAGTTTTGCTTGAAAAGGGAAATATGAAAATTCAAATTGATGGAGATTTATTTAAGGTTATAGTTGAGTTTAATAAAAATATATAAAAATAGAAAGGGCGTGGCATAAAAACTACTAAGAATAGTTAGTGCCAAGGCCCTTTTTTAATTTTAAGGCTTTTTTGATTTTGTAGGAGAATACAAGCATAAAATGAATTTTTTCAAATAGTATACTAATAAATAACTGAATTTTCTAAATAAAGATATTGCAATGTTTTTATTTGGGAAAGTTTAGTAATAATATTTAAAAGGTGGTTTATAAGTGAATAATAAGGTGAAAGTTTATAGGTACAGGTTTGTAGTTCTTTTGGTATTTGCATTTATAAATTTTGTTATACAAATGCAGTGGCTTACTTTTGCTCCTATTGCTGAGGCAGCACAAAAGTTTTATAATGTATCTTCACTAAAAATTGATTTTTTATCTCTAATTTTTATGATTGTGTTTATTCTTGCTTGTGTTCCAGCTTCCTATGTAATTGATACCTATGGTATAAGAATTGGGGTTGGAATTGGGGCTGTATTTACTTTAGTTTTTGCGCTTATGAAAGGACTAGGGGGAGATAGTTATGAAGTGGTTTGTGTGGCTCAATGTGGTCTTGCTTTTGCACAGCCCTTTATAATTAATGCAGTTACAAAAGTGGGGGTTAAATGGTTTCCTATTAATGAAAGGGCAACAGAGGCTGGAATAGTTTCACTATGTCAGTATTTAGGCATTATATTTGCAATGATGGTAACACCACAAATTGTAAAAGAAAGTTTGGTAGATAATATAAGAACTTATAATATAAAACACATGCTTATTGTGTATGCAGTTATATCAATAGTAAGTGCAGTATTGGTATTGATATTTTTAAAGGAAGAACCAATAAATCCACCAGAAGAAGAGGAAAGCAAAGAAAGATTAAATTTATCCAGTGGTATGAAACATATGTTTAAAAAAAGAGATATGATACTACTTTTAGTTCTTTTCTTTATAGGACTTGGTATGTTTAATGCAATAAGTACTTGTATAGATCAAATATGCAAAGCAAAATCTTTAAATTCAATTCAAACTGGAATAATAGGTGGAATTATGCTTATTGGCGGTGTTATAGGAGCATGTATACTTCCAGTTTTTTCTGATAAATTTAGGAAAAGAAAATTGTTTTTAAGCATAGCTCTTTTATTTATGGTACCAGGTCTTATTGGTTTAACTTTTTTTAAGAGCTATTTAGGTATGCTTGTGTCTTCTTTTATTTTTGGGTTTTTCTTTATGAGTGCAGGGCCTATAGGATTTCAATATGGAGCTGAAATATGTTATCCCGCTCCAGAGTCATCTTCTCAAGGATTAATACTTTTAGCAGGTCAAATTTCAGGAATAATTTTTGTTGTTGTTATGAATTCAATAGGTGTTAAAACCAGCATGATTATATTTATTATTCTATCTTTGATAAACATTGTAATAACAAGATTAATAAAGGAATCACCTAGAATGTTAAAAAACAAATAAAAAATTAAATATAAGAAATTTAAAGTACAAGGAGGTTAGAAAATGAGTAGTATTGAAATTGACAAAAATAAATGCATAAAATGCGGAACCTGTGCTGATTTATGTAAAAGTGCAAAGGTTTTTAAGATGCAAAATGGAAAGGTTAAAGTGGTTTCTGAAAAAGCTTGTTTTAAGTGTGGTCAGTGCGTAGCTGCCTGTCCTAAAGATGCCATTATTCACAGTGATTTTGAAAATATTGAAGCTATAGAAAAAGATAAAAATATATCAAAAGTTGAAGTATTGGAAAATTGTCTAAAAGAACGTCGTTCAATTAGGGCTTTTAGTGACAGAAAAGTCAATAGAAATACAATTAATGAATTAATTGATGCTTCAAAATATGTTCCCGTTGCGGAAAATAAGCAAGAAGTACAGTGGAAATGTATTGATGATAAAAATATAATTAAAGAGTTAGAGTTAAGCATAGTAAATACCTTTAAAAAGATAAATGGATTACTTAAAAATCCTATAATAAGGCCTTTTATAAAAATAACCCTAGGAAATAATAAATATAAAAAAGCTATAAGTAGTTTAGATAGTTTTAGTAGATTAATAAAAAGCTCTCAAAAAGGGGAGAATCCCATATTTTATGATGCTCCAGTAGTATTAATTGCCCACACTTCAAGAGATAGCTATTTTGGAAAAGAAAATAGCGTATATGTTACTTATAATCTTATGCTAAAAGCACAGCAAAAGGGCCTTGGAACCTGTAGAATTGGTTATTTTGATGCAGCTTTAGAGAGAAATAGTAAGCTTCAACAACTTACAGGAATTAAGAAAAATAGAAAAATACAAACGGTATTAGTTGTAGGTTATTCAAAATATAAATTCTATAATGTAGTTCCAAGGGAGAAATTAAAAATTACTTGGAATTAAAATAAAAATATGTACTTTGGTAAAATTTTAAACTAAAGTGCATATTTTTTTATTTTGCTAATATATTTTATTAAAGCTGAAAAAGATATTTAGACTAAAAGAGAGGAGAGATATGGATAGTTTAAAAATTTCTCTACCTCAGAGAAAAAAATTAAAAAGAAACAGGAAATTTTAAAAATTGCAAGGGCTAAATTTCAAGAAAAGGGCTTTGATAATACCTCAGTTGAAGAGATTTCTGAAGCTGCTTTGGTTTCAAAGAGCACTTTCTTCAATTACTTTGCTACAAAGGATAAACTTCTTTATGAAATAGCAGAGGAGGAAATACTTAAAATACAGGTTTTTATAGATAATGATCTTGTAAAAAATCTTAAGATAACAGATAAAATATACAAACTTATGGAGTTTATAGTAGAAGACACACTTCCATTTTTAAAGCTTACAAAAAAGTTATAGAATCAGTGGTATTAATAACAAATAGGAATCATTCACCAATTGTGAAGCTTCAAAACATAGTAAGAGATTTAATAGAAAAAGCCCAAGAAAAGGGTGAAATAAAAAAAGAATATGAGGCTTTAGATATAGCTGCAATTATTATGGGAACTTATTTTGTAACATTTTTTAGGTGGATATTAGAGGAAAGAGATTTTACAGAAAAACACAAAGAAAAACTTATTTCATTTTTAAATATGATATTTAAAGGAATATCAATTTAGTAATAGTTTAGGTATTTAGTTTTAAAAGTTAAACTCTATTTGGAGGTAATACAATGAGCGAAAAGTATATTATTGCTCACGATGTTGGAACAAGTGGAAGTAAAGCTGTATTAATTGACTTAGAGGGAAATGTATGTGCCACAGATTCAGAAAAGTATAATACTTATTATCCTTGTGGTAACTGGGCAGAACAAGAGCCAGAGGATTATTGGAGAGCTATTTCAGTAACTACTAAAAGAGTAATAGAAAAAGGTAATGTTTTAAAAGAAGATATACTCGGAATGATATATTCAACTCAGGTTTTAAGCATTATACCAATAAGTAAAGATGGAAGAGTTTTAAGAAGGGCTATTAGCTGGATAGATGGACGTGCAGAAGTTCAGGCTCAAAAGATTATGAAGAAATTTGGTGGAAAAGCGGTTTTTAGTAAAATAACAGGAGCTGTTCTATCAGGTAAAGATGGTCTTGCTAAACTTTTGTGGCTTAAAGAAAATGAATCCAATGTATACAAAGAAATGGAATGTTTTTTAGATGTTAATGGTTATCTTACTTATAAAGCTACAGGAAACAAGGTTATGGAGTGGTCCTGTGCATCTGCTTTTGGATTTGATTTAAAGAAAAAAGATTGGATGAGAATGGTCATTAAACATATTGGTTTAGATGAAAGCAAATTTCCACCTTTAGTAAGATCTACAGATAAGGTTGGAAGTTTAACAAAAGAAGCTTCAAAAGATTGTGGGCTTTTAGAAGGCACTCCTATATTTGGAGGAGCTGGAGATATGCAAAGTGCAGCAATAGGTTCAGGTAGCATCGAAGAAGGAGATGCACACATTTATCTTGGAACCTCTGCTTGGGTTGGAATATCAACTTGTAGATATAAAAGTGGTAACCAAGGGGTGTTTAATTTCCAATCAGCAGATCCCTCAAAATGTCTTGTAGTTGGAGAAATGGAAAGTGCAGGGGCTTGCTTAAAATGGGTAGCAGATCAATTTTATAAAAATGAGCAAGAAGACCCTAATGTGAAAAATGTATTTGAACTAATGGATAAATCTGTTTTAAATATACCACCAGGTTCAAATTATTTAATATGCACTCCTTGGATATATGGAGAGAGATGCCCTATTATGGATACATCTGTAAGATCCACATTCTTTAATATAAGTGCAATTCACAAAAGAGAACATATGTTAAAGGCAATTTACGAAGGAGTGGCTTACAACTTAAGATGGATTATAGAAATAATAGAAAATATTTATGGATTTAATATGGAGATTTTAAAAGTTGTTGGAGGAGGCTCTATGGATAAAGAGTGGATGCAAATTATTGCAGATGTCACTCAAAGGCGAATTGAAACTATGGAGAATCCCCAAATGGTTGGAGCCATTGGTACAGCATTAATTGCTGCTATAGGACTTGGAGTATATAAAGATTTTAGTTGTGCTGCAAAATTAACACATGTAAATCATATATATACACCTAATAAAGCAAATAAGATAATCTATGAGGATATTTTTAAGGCATATAAGGAATTATATCCTTCTTTAAAAAAGTTATATAGAGAAGTAAATTCCATAAGATTTAGGAGTTGTACTTCTTATAAAGAATAAATAGAAAAACAAAAATTATAAATTTATGGAGGTAATATTATGTCAAAAATTGATGTAACTTCTTTGCCAATTTCATTACCAGAGGGTATAGATTATGATGAATATTTAAGAGCTACTTATCTAGCTGTTTTTCCTTCAGATGTGCCAATACACAGCCTTGCACCAGTATTAGCAGTAGAACAGTCAACAGGAACTTGGACTCCAGTTCCAGGAGAAACTCCTGAAGTTAGAAAAAAACATGTTGCTAAAGTAACTGGAGTTTATGAAGTTCCTGATTATGAATTCGAAATGCCAAAGGATGTAAAGACAAGAAGCTATATTATTGAAATAGCTTACCCAATTGTTAATATTGGTTCACAAATTCCTATGCTTCTTACTACAGTAGTTGGAAACATATGTATGGGTGGTCAAATTAAATTATTAGATATTAGATTCCCAGAAAAATTCGTAAAAGGCTTTAAAGGACCTAAATTTGGTATTAAAGGAGTTAGAAAATTATTAGGAGTTAAAGACAGACCACTTTTAAACAATATGACAAAACCTTGTACAGGATATACTCCAGAAGTAGGCGTTGAGTTATTTAAGGCTGCTGCATTAGGTGGCGTTGATATCGTAAAAGATGACGAATTAATTGCCAATGCTTCCTTTAATTCTGTTGAAGATAGAGTAAAACTATATATGGAAGCAGAAAAAGAAATATATGAGAAAAAAGGAGAAAAAACTCTTTATACAGTTAATGTAACAGATTCAATACCTAATATTTTTGAAAATGCTAAAAGAGCAATAGATGCAGGAGCTAATGCTATAATGGTAAACTATATTGCGACTGGCTTCCCAGTACTTCGTGCTTTAGCAGAAGATCCTAATATAAATGTACCAATTTTGGCACACATGGATGTAGCTGGTGCTTATTATATGTCTCCAGTTCATGGAATAGCTTCAAGCCTTATTTTAGGAAAACTTGCACGTTTAGCAGGAGCAGATATTGTTGTAGTTCCAGCACCATATGGAAAAGCACCTATATTAAAGCATCAGTTTAAAAATATAGCTGCAAACTTATCGTTCCCTATGTATGACCTTAAGCCTACATTCCCAATGCCATCAGGTGGAATAACTCCTCTTAATGTTCCACAGGTAATGAAAGATCTTGGAACAGAAATCATAATAGGATCAGGTGGAGGAATACACGCTCATCCACAAGGACCAACTGCAGGTGGAAGAGCATTTAGACAGGCAATTGATGCTGCAATGGTTGGAATGCCAATGGAAGAGGCTGTAAAACAATATCCTGAATTAGCAGCAGCTGTAAAAGTATGGGGAGACCCAATGAAAAAGTTTAAGGTTGAATAAAATTATTAATATAAATTTTAGTGTTGGAGGATTTAGTAATGAGTGATAGAGAGTATGCAATATCAAACTGGCCAGATACAAAAGAAATCTATGAAAAAATAGATAAACTTTTAAGTTCACCACTTAGACCCATGAAGAAAGAAAAGATGCAAGAATATGTTATGCATTTCATGACTAAATGTGCTAAATCTAAAGCTATAACAGAGGAAGCAAAAACTATATACCAGGAGGAGTTCAACACAATTTAGCATTTAACTATCCTTTCCCAATTGCAATAGAAAAATCAGAAGGAGCTTATATGTGGGATGTGGATGGCAACAAATATATAGATTTTCTACAAGCAGGAGGACCTGTTATACTTGGAAATAACTATAAACCAGTAAGAGATAAGGTTTTTGAACTTCTTTCCAATTGTGCGCCTGCAACAGGATTATTTCATGAATATGAATTAAAACTAGCTAAAATAATAAATAAACACATGCCTTCTATAGAACTTTTCCGTATGCTTGGAAGCGGAACAGAAGGAGATTTAGCGGCTATACGTGTAGCTAGGACTTTTACTGGAAAACGTAAGGTTATAAAAGTTGGTGCTGCATATCATGGCTGGAGTGATCAAATGGTTTATGGACTTCATATGCCAGGAACGGGAACTTTTGAAGCTCACGGAATTCCAAGTGGATGTAGTTGTGATACTCAAGAATTTTTCCCAAATGACATAAAAGGGCTTCGTAATTTATTAGAGCAAAATGAAAAAGATGGCGGAACGGCAGCAGTTTTATTGGAGCCTCTAGGCCCTGAAAGTGGAACTCGTCCTGTAAATTATGATTTCAATAAGAAAGTTAGAGAATTATGTGATGAATTTGGAACACTACTTATTTTTGACGAAGTTGTAACAGGATTTAGACTTGGACTTGGTGGTGCTCAAGGGTACTTTGGAGTAAAACCAGACCTTACTGTATTTGGAAAGATAGTAGCAGGAGGATATCCTGGCGCTGGTGGAATAGGTGGAAGAAGAGACATAATGTCTTGTGTAGCCTCTGGTGTAGAGGGTAAAAAGAGAGCTTATGTAGGGGGAACCTTGTCTGCAAATCCACTAAGTTGTGTTGCAGGGTATTATACAATTAAGGAAATTGAAAGAACTAATGCTGCTGTTAAAGCTGGAGAAGCAGGAGATAAATTATGCAAGGGTCTTCAAAAGTTAATTGATAAGTATAGTCTTCCATATGTAGTTTATAATCACGGTTCTATATGCCATTTAGAGACTTCAGGATTACTACTTTTAGATGCAAGAAAACCTAATTTCTTACAGGAACTTAAATCAAGGGCAGTAATGCTTAATGCAATGGGAGCTGCGTATATGGCTGAGGGAATGGTAACTTTAGCTGGTAGCAGAATCTATACAAGTCTAGCAGATACAGATGAAGTTATAGATGAAGCTTTAGTTAAATTTGAAAATGTATTTAAAAATATAGAAGGTTAAATATAAGCTTATAAAAAAAGCTTTTCAAATGGCTGCTGCATTGAAAGTAGATATGACAATTAAGAAATATCTATATTGTTTCA is part of the Haloimpatiens sp. FM7315 genome and harbors:
- a CDS encoding TetR/AcrR family transcriptional regulator translates to MARAKFQEKGFDNTSVEEISEAALVSKSTFFNYFATKDKLLYEIAEEEILKIQVFIDNDLVKNLKITDKIYKLMEFIVEDTLPFLKLTKKL
- a CDS encoding FGGY-family carbohydrate kinase, which translates into the protein MSEKYIIAHDVGTSGSKAVLIDLEGNVCATDSEKYNTYYPCGNWAEQEPEDYWRAISVTTKRVIEKGNVLKEDILGMIYSTQVLSIIPISKDGRVLRRAISWIDGRAEVQAQKIMKKFGGKAVFSKITGAVLSGKDGLAKLLWLKENESNVYKEMECFLDVNGYLTYKATGNKVMEWSCASAFGFDLKKKDWMRMVIKHIGLDESKFPPLVRSTDKVGSLTKEASKDCGLLEGTPIFGGAGDMQSAAIGSGSIEEGDAHIYLGTSAWVGISTCRYKSGNQGVFNFQSADPSKCLVVGEMESAGACLKWVADQFYKNEQEDPNVKNVFELMDKSVLNIPPGSNYLICTPWIYGERCPIMDTSVRSTFFNISAIHKREHMLKAIYEGVAYNLRWIIEIIENIYGFNMEILKVVGGGSMDKEWMQIIADVTQRRIETMENPQMVGAIGTALIAAIGLGVYKDFSCAAKLTHVNHIYTPNKANKIIYEDIFKAYKELYPSLKKLYREVNSIRFRSCTSYKE
- a CDS encoding RuBisCO large subunit C-terminal-like domain-containing protein, producing MSKIDVTSLPISLPEGIDYDEYLRATYLAVFPSDVPIHSLAPVLAVEQSTGTWTPVPGETPEVRKKHVAKVTGVYEVPDYEFEMPKDVKTRSYIIEIAYPIVNIGSQIPMLLTTVVGNICMGGQIKLLDIRFPEKFVKGFKGPKFGIKGVRKLLGVKDRPLLNNMTKPCTGYTPEVGVELFKAAALGGVDIVKDDELIANASFNSVEDRVKLYMEAEKEIYEKKGEKTLYTVNVTDSIPNIFENAKRAIDAGANAIMVNYIATGFPVLRALAEDPNINVPILAHMDVAGAYYMSPVHGIASSLILGKLARLAGADIVVVPAPYGKAPILKHQFKNIAANLSFPMYDLKPTFPMPSGGITPLNVPQVMKDLGTEIIIGSGGGIHAHPQGPTAGGRAFRQAIDAAMVGMPMEEAVKQYPELAAAVKVWGDPMKKFKVE
- a CDS encoding aspartate aminotransferase family protein; this translates as MAIEKSEGAYMWDVDGNKYIDFLQAGGPVILGNNYKPVRDKVFELLSNCAPATGLFHEYELKLAKIINKHMPSIELFRMLGSGTEGDLAAIRVARTFTGKRKVIKVGAAYHGWSDQMVYGLHMPGTGTFEAHGIPSGCSCDTQEFFPNDIKGLRNLLEQNEKDGGTAAVLLEPLGPESGTRPVNYDFNKKVRELCDEFGTLLIFDEVVTGFRLGLGGAQGYFGVKPDLTVFGKIVAGGYPGAGGIGGRRDIMSCVASGVEGKKRAYVGGTLSANPLSCVAGYYTIKEIERTNAAVKAGEAGDKLCKGLQKLIDKYSLPYVVYNHGSICHLETSGLLLLDARKPNFLQELKSRAVMLNAMGAAYMAEGMVTLAGSRIYTSLADTDEVIDEALVKFENVFKNIEG